In the Agromyces flavus genome, CTCGAGACGGTGTTCGGCCGGGCGGTGATCGTCGGCAACGTGGCGATGCTCGGCGGATCGGTGCTCGGCGGCGTCGTCGCCCAGCTGACGAACCTCGGGGTTCCGTTCCTGATCAGGGCCGGAATCCTCGTGGTCATGTTCGTCGTCGCCGCGATCCTCATGCACGACCTCGGGTTCACGCCCGAGCGGGGTGCCGGCCCGCTCGCGGCCACGCGCAACGTCTTCCGGGCCTCGGTGCGCTACGGACTCGGCAACCGGCCCGTGCGCTGGCTGATGCTGACCACGCCGTTCACGATGGGCGTGGGCATCTACGCGTTCTACGCCCTGCAGCCCTACCTGCTCGAGCTCTGGGGCGACGAGGACGCGTACTCGGTCGCCGGGCTGGCCGCGGCGCTGCTCTCCGGCGCCGGCATCATCGGCGGATTCCTCGCGCCGCACGTGCGCCGCCGGTTCCGCAGGCGCACGTCGGTCATCCTGCTCGCCGCCATCTCGAGCGCCCTGGGACTCGTCGCCCTTGCCGTCACGGCGAACTTCTGGGTCGCGGTGGCGATGATCGCCGTCTGGGGCATCGCGTCGTCGATCGACGACCCGGTGCACCGGGCCTACCTCAACGACATGATCCCGTCGAAGCAGCGGGCCACCGTTCTGTCGTTCGACTCGTTGCTGGGCAGCGCGGGCGGGGCGGCGATCCAGCCCGTGCTCGGCCGCGCGGCCGACCTCGGCGGGTACGGATTCTCCTTGCTCTGGAGTGGTGTCCTCCAGGCCTTCGCCGTGCCGTTCGTGCTGCTCAGCCGGGCCGAGCGCGACCCGGCAGACACCCGGCGCGACGTGGCCGGCGACGGTGATGGCGACGGGGCCGGCAGGGCGGGCGACGAGCCGGCCGCGGACTCCGCGGTGCCGCCGGCGGCGACCTGATGCCCTTCGGATCCGTGTCGGTCGTCGCGGACCTGCGCGCTGCCGTCGAGGGCGCCGACGTGCTCGCCGACCCGTCCGATCTCGCGCGGTACGCGCACGACGACGCCGAGTGGGCCGACTTCGCAGACCCCATCGCGGTGGTGCTCGCCGAGTCGATCGACCAGGTCGCCGCCACGGTGCGGTTCGCAGCGACATCCGGCCTGCACGTCGTCGCGCGAGGCGCCGGCACCGGCCTGTCGGGCGGCGCGAACGCCACCGCGCGGTCGATCGTGCTCTCACTCGAGCGGATGACCCGGATCGTCGAGATCGACCCCGGCGAGCGAATCGCCGTGGCCGAGGCGGGCGTCCTGAACGACGACCTCCGCCGTGCGGTCGCCGCCCACGGGCTCTGGTACCCGCCCGACCCCGCGAGCCATCGGATCTCCACGCTCGGCGGCAACGCGGCGACGAACGCCGGCGGCATCTGCTGCGTCAAATACGGGGTGACGCGCGACTACGTCCTGGGCCTGACCGTCGTCCTCGCCGACGGCGAGGTCGTGCGCCTCGGCCGCCGCACCGCGAAGGGCGTCACGGGGTACGACCTCAGCGCGCTCATGGTCGGGTCCGAGGGGACGCTCGGCATCATCGTCGAACTCACGCTGAAGCTGCTGCCGCTCGGCGGCCGCGAGGAGCGCGCGGTCGTGGGCTCGTTCGACGCGCTCGAGACCGCCGGTCGCGCGGTCGCCGAGATCTCGGCGGCGGGCATCGTCCCGTCGGCGCTCGAACTCATCGACCGGACGTGCATCGAGGCCGTCGATGCGTGGAAGGGGCTCGGGCTTCCGCACGGCGTCGAGGCGCTCCTGCTGGCGAGGGTCGACGAGGTGGGTGCGGCGGGCGACGCGCTGGCGTCGCAGGTCGCCGAGCGGATGGCGCATGCCGGTGCCCTGACCGTCGAACGCGGCGCGTCGCCGGCCGACGCCGATCGGCTCTTCCTCGCGCGCCGCCTCGCCTACCCGGCCGTCCAACGACTGGGGCCGGTCCTCACCGAGGACATCTGCGTGCCTCGCGCGCGCGTGCCCGAGATGCTCGCGCGCATCCAGGCGACCGCGAGCGAACACGACGTCGTCATCGCCAACATCGCGCACGCCGGCGACGGCAACCTGCATCCGCTGATCATCGCGCCTGAGGGGGATGACGCGGCGAAGGCTCGGGCCAAGCTCGCCTTCGACCGCATCGTCGAGGACTGTCGTGAGCTGGGCGGCACGGTGACCGGCGAGCACGGCGTCGGCCTGCTCAAGCTCGCCGGCGCGAGTGCGGAGTTGAGCCCGCGCGTCGTGGAGCTGCACCGGGCCGTGAAGCACGCGTTCGATCCGGCGGGCGTGCTCAACCCGGGAAAGGCGTTCCCGACCTAGGGCGTGCGCCTCGCGAGCCAGTCGAGCAGGATCCGGCTGAACGCGGCGGGCTGCTCGATGTTGGCGGCGTGGCCGTCCCGTTCGATGACGACCGCCTGCGCGAGCGGATTCAACGCCGCCGCGGCGTCGGCGTGACCCGACGGCCACACCTCGCTCTCCGCGCCCGCCACGAAGAGCACCGGAACGTCGGCGCGCGCGACGACCGGCCTCCAGTCCCGCTTCGCATGGTCGGCCAGCGGCGCGAGCTCGGCGTCGGAGTACGTCGGCGCACCCCCCTTCGGCAGGTCGAGGGCACGCAGCATGCGAGCCACGCGCACGAGGCCCTTGGACTTCGCAGGGAATCGGCCCGGGTCGTGGATGCCGGTCGCGAAGAGCGTGTCGACGTTCGATGCGTCGTAATCGTAGAACCCGTACGGCCAGTCGTCGTGGTTGAGCATGCACGGCGTCTGGTCGACGATGACGAGGTCGCGAACCCGGTCGGTGCCGAACCGATCGACGAGGGCCCAGATGGCGTTGCCGCCCATCGATTGGCCCACCAGGGTCGCGTCGCGCAGGTCGAGTCCCTCGAGCAGGTCGTGGATGTCGCGGCCGTGGCGTTCCATCGTCGGCTCCCGTTCACCGGGGTCGGACGCACCGTGGCCGCGCCGATCGAACGCGATCACCCGGTGTCCCGCACGTTCCAGCGGTTTCACCTGGTAGCGCCAGCTGGATGCGGCCGCCTTGAATCCCGCGATGAGCACGACGGGTCGCGCCGCCGGATCGCCTGTCTCCGCGTAGTGCAGCCGGGTTCCGTCGGATGCGGTGATGTCGGGCACCGTCGCCCCCCTCCCAGGTCGTGGACCCGACCCTACCGGCGTGCGCCGCGGCTCACCCGTTCCTCCCGGTGGGGACGGCGGCGGGCGGGCTCGGCTCGTGGTGGAGTCTCACGTCGGTCGGCAGCCCCATGAGCTTGGTGCCCCGCCGCGAGGTGTCGATCGAGATGCGCTTGCCCGCGAACGGCACGTTGCGCAGGTGGATGTCGCCGAATTCGCCGAGGGAGGTCGGGGCCACCCAGACGTCGCGCGTGGGCATCGACGGATCGAACCTCAGCGTGGTGCGCAGCAGCGACAGCGGCGTCGCCGCCGCCCACGCCTGCGGCGAGCACGACGCGGGGTACGACACCGGTTCGGGGTACTGCGCGCGTTCGAACCCGCAGAACAGCTCGGGCAGGCGGCCGCCCGAGAATGCTGCGGCCTCGAACAGCCCCGCGACGATCCGGTTCGCCTCCTCGACGAAGCCGTACCGCATGAGCCCCGCCGCGATGATCGCGTTGTCGTGGGGCCAGACCGAGCCGTTGTGGTAGCTCGCCGGGTTGTAGGCGCCCATGCCCGATGCGAGCGTGCGGACGCCCCACCCGCTGAACATCTCGGGCGAGAGGAGCCGCTCGGCGACGGCGGCGGCCTTGTCGTCGTCGACGATGCCGCTCCACAGGCAGTGGCCCATGTTGGACGCGCAGGCGTCGACCGGGCGCTTGTCGCGATCGAGCGCGACGGCGAACCATCCGCGTTCGGGCAGCCAGAACCGCTCGTTGAACGCGCGCTTCAGCGCGGCCGCCCGCTCCGACCAGTGCTCCGCTCCCTCGGCATCGCCGCGCAGCCAGGCGAGCGTGCCGCGCGCGATGAACGCGGCGTACACGTAGCCCTGCACCTCGCACAGCGCGATGGGCGCCTGGGCCAGGGTGCCGTCGGCGAAGTTGATGCCGTCCCACGAGTCCTTCCAGCCCTGGTTGACCAGGCCGTGCTCGTTGAGGCGCTCGTACTCGACGAACCCGTCGCCGTCGCGGTCGCCGTACTCGTCCACCCACTTCAGTGCCCGGTCGGCGGCCTCGAGCAGGTCGTCGGCGTCGTCGGGCAGGGCTCCCCAGCGCGCGAGCTCGCCGAGCACGACCACGTAGAGCGGCGTGGCGTCGGCCGTGCCGTAGTAGACGGAGCTTCCGCCCAGCGCGAGGTTCGTCGTCGCGCCGAGGCGGACCTCGTGCAGGATCCGGCCGGGCTGCTCCTCGGAGGAGGCCACCTCGCGGGTGCCCTGCAGCGAGGCGAGCGTCTGGAGCGTCCCGAGCGCGAGGGAAGGGTCGAGCGGCAGCGCCATCCACGACGTGAGGAGCGAGTCGCGACCGAACAGGGCCATGAACCACGGCACTCCCGCCGCGACGACCGGCCGGTCCGGATTGGCCGGGTCGAAGATGCGAAGCGAGCCGAGATCGCGCTGGCTCTGGCGGATGACGCGCTCCATCGCGTCGTCGCGCAACGATGAGGTCGGTGATGCCGACTGCCAGGCGAGGAAGCGACGCGTGGGCTCGTCGATCGCGGCGGCCTCCGAGTCGGGTCCGATCGTGTCGTCCACCGTCTCGTCGCGCGGCGTCACGAGCACGCGCCGGGACCAGGTGCCGCGCGGCTCGAGTACGACGTCGAACCGGATCCGGTCGCCGGCGACATCCGCGCCCTCGGCGGTCACCGTGACGCCCGGATGCCCGCCCGCGCTCGATGCGATCGCGAACCTGCCGGGCTCGGACTCCCGCATCGCCCCGGGCCGACGGGCCGCGCGTCCCTCCTTCACCTCGAAGATGTCGGCGAAGTCGGCTTCGAGCACGAGCTCGACGCGCACGGTCAGCGCCTCGCGCGAGTAGCTGCGCAGGGTGATCTGCTCGCGCAGCCCGGCGCCGATGCGACGGTCGCGCTCCACGAGCAGGGGCGTGTCGGCCCGGCCGGGGATGTGACCGGCCCGTCCGACCATGACGACACGGTCGGGGTGGGGCGTCATCGCCGACAGCGGCTCGACGGTCGCCCCGTCGATCAGGAGGGTCAGGCGCGAGACCATCCTCGTGTCGCGATGGAACGCCCCGTGCGGCAGCTCGGGCACCATGTCGCCGTTGGGTCCCGAGACGCAGAACGAGGTGCCCTCCACGATCGTGAGGGCGCCCGCCCCCGCCGTTCCTGCCAGCGTGTCCGTATTCCAGCCGGTCATGTCACCGCCTCCGCTCCGGGCAGCGCGACCGTCCGTGCGACGGGGCGGGCCGCTCCGGCGTCGGCGCCACGATAGGCACGTCGCGCGCGGGCGGACAGGGGATTGCATGTCCGGAGGCGGTTCGCTAACCCGGTCAGGGGCGGCGCCCGCCGGTTCCGGTCACTTCGCGAGCGTCGTCACGCGCCCGTTCAGGTCGGATGCCGCGGCATCCGCAGCCCACAGGGCGACGACCTCGTCGGCGAGCCGCGCTTCCAGCCCGTCGAGGGCCTTGACCCGGAAGGTGACCGCCGCGCCCGGAGCGCCGGCCTTGGCGAATCCGTCGGCCAGCGAGCGCATCCACGACTCGCTGGCGGCCTTGATCGAGGTGTAGTTCGCCCCGCCGGCAGTGGGCTTCTCGACGGTCGTCGAGGACACGATCGCGACGCGACCGGCGTCGGAGGCGACCAGGTCGTCCCAGAACACCCGGCTGGCGTTCCGCAGCGCAGTGAAGGATCGCTCGAGCACGCGATAGTCCTCCTCGGTCTGGCCGGGGATGCCGCCGCCCCCGCGCCATCCGCCCACCAGGTGCACGACGCCGTCGACGTCGCCGACCTTGGCGTGCACGCGCATCGCGAGCTCGAGCACGTCGTCGCCGTCGGTGAGGTCGGCGCGCTCGCCCGTCACGCCGGGGATGTCGACCTCGAGCTCGTCGAGCCGGCCCTGGTGCGAACCGACCGCGATGACGCGTGCGCCGGCGTCGACGAGCGCGCGGGCGACGGCACGTCCCGACGCGCTCGTGGCGCCGGCGATCACAATCACCTTGTCGTTCAGTGCGCTGGTCATCGGGGGAATCCTCTCATGACGCGAGTCACCCCGGGCGGCGGGCGGAAGCCTCGGGCGCGCCGTCCCGGGGTGACTCGGCTCGGTCGGGGGCGAGCCGTCGAAGGTCAGGCGTCCCGGGCGGTGATCCCGACGGTGGACTCGATGACCGGCTTCATCTTCTTGTCGAGCGCCTCGTAGAACATGGACAGCGGGAACTCGTCGTCCATGACGAGGTCGGTGTAGCCCTTGGGCGGGCCGGCGAGCACCTCGCGGGGCAGCCCCTCGGCCCACACCGAGGCCGGGTTCGGCGTCAGCACCCCGCGCACAAGCTCGTAGGCGGCGAGCCAGTGTGCGGTCTTCGGGCGATCTATCGACTTCCAGTACAGCTCGTCGATCGCGTCGCCGAGCTCGACGACGGCGTCGGGGACCGCTTCCCAGTCGAAGGCGAGCTTCACGTCGGTCCACTCGAGCGCGTGCT is a window encoding:
- a CDS encoding MFS transporter, with translation MTAPASEGGGRAARRVQGTYYTLMLGNTLAASFIWGINTLFLLDAGLTNLEAFAANAFFSLGMFVFEIPTGVVADTLGRRASYLLGTITLAVTTALYWLLWVWQSPFWAWAVVSVLLGLGFTFFSGAVDAWLVDALQATGYRGSLETVFGRAVIVGNVAMLGGSVLGGVVAQLTNLGVPFLIRAGILVVMFVVAAILMHDLGFTPERGAGPLAATRNVFRASVRYGLGNRPVRWLMLTTPFTMGVGIYAFYALQPYLLELWGDEDAYSVAGLAAALLSGAGIIGGFLAPHVRRRFRRRTSVILLAAISSALGLVALAVTANFWVAVAMIAVWGIASSIDDPVHRAYLNDMIPSKQRATVLSFDSLLGSAGGAAIQPVLGRAADLGGYGFSLLWSGVLQAFAVPFVLLSRAERDPADTRRDVAGDGDGDGAGRAGDEPAADSAVPPAAT
- a CDS encoding FAD-binding oxidoreductase, coding for MPFGSVSVVADLRAAVEGADVLADPSDLARYAHDDAEWADFADPIAVVLAESIDQVAATVRFAATSGLHVVARGAGTGLSGGANATARSIVLSLERMTRIVEIDPGERIAVAEAGVLNDDLRRAVAAHGLWYPPDPASHRISTLGGNAATNAGGICCVKYGVTRDYVLGLTVVLADGEVVRLGRRTAKGVTGYDLSALMVGSEGTLGIIVELTLKLLPLGGREERAVVGSFDALETAGRAVAEISAAGIVPSALELIDRTCIEAVDAWKGLGLPHGVEALLLARVDEVGAAGDALASQVAERMAHAGALTVERGASPADADRLFLARRLAYPAVQRLGPVLTEDICVPRARVPEMLARIQATASEHDVVIANIAHAGDGNLHPLIIAPEGDDAAKARAKLAFDRIVEDCRELGGTVTGEHGVGLLKLAGASAELSPRVVELHRAVKHAFDPAGVLNPGKAFPT
- a CDS encoding alpha/beta fold hydrolase; translation: MPDITASDGTRLHYAETGDPAARPVVLIAGFKAAASSWRYQVKPLERAGHRVIAFDRRGHGASDPGEREPTMERHGRDIHDLLEGLDLRDATLVGQSMGGNAIWALVDRFGTDRVRDLVIVDQTPCMLNHDDWPYGFYDYDASNVDTLFATGIHDPGRFPAKSKGLVRVARMLRALDLPKGGAPTYSDAELAPLADHAKRDWRPVVARADVPVLFVAGAESEVWPSGHADAAAALNPLAQAVVIERDGHAANIEQPAAFSRILLDWLARRTP
- a CDS encoding amylo-alpha-1,6-glucosidase; its protein translation is MTGWNTDTLAGTAGAGALTIVEGTSFCVSGPNGDMVPELPHGAFHRDTRMVSRLTLLIDGATVEPLSAMTPHPDRVVMVGRAGHIPGRADTPLLVERDRRIGAGLREQITLRSYSREALTVRVELVLEADFADIFEVKEGRAARRPGAMRESEPGRFAIASSAGGHPGVTVTAEGADVAGDRIRFDVVLEPRGTWSRRVLVTPRDETVDDTIGPDSEAAAIDEPTRRFLAWQSASPTSSLRDDAMERVIRQSQRDLGSLRIFDPANPDRPVVAAGVPWFMALFGRDSLLTSWMALPLDPSLALGTLQTLASLQGTREVASSEEQPGRILHEVRLGATTNLALGGSSVYYGTADATPLYVVVLGELARWGALPDDADDLLEAADRALKWVDEYGDRDGDGFVEYERLNEHGLVNQGWKDSWDGINFADGTLAQAPIALCEVQGYVYAAFIARGTLAWLRGDAEGAEHWSERAAALKRAFNERFWLPERGWFAVALDRDKRPVDACASNMGHCLWSGIVDDDKAAAVAERLLSPEMFSGWGVRTLASGMGAYNPASYHNGSVWPHDNAIIAAGLMRYGFVEEANRIVAGLFEAAAFSGGRLPELFCGFERAQYPEPVSYPASCSPQAWAAATPLSLLRTTLRFDPSMPTRDVWVAPTSLGEFGDIHLRNVPFAGKRISIDTSRRGTKLMGLPTDVRLHHEPSPPAAVPTGRNG
- a CDS encoding SDR family NAD(P)-dependent oxidoreductase; this encodes MTSALNDKVIVIAGATSASGRAVARALVDAGARVIAVGSHQGRLDELEVDIPGVTGERADLTDGDDVLELAMRVHAKVGDVDGVVHLVGGWRGGGGIPGQTEEDYRVLERSFTALRNASRVFWDDLVASDAGRVAIVSSTTVEKPTAGGANYTSIKAASESWMRSLADGFAKAGAPGAAVTFRVKALDGLEARLADEVVALWAADAAASDLNGRVTTLAK